A stretch of Monomorium pharaonis isolate MP-MQ-018 chromosome 7, ASM1337386v2, whole genome shotgun sequence DNA encodes these proteins:
- the LOC105828292 gene encoding protein cueball isoform X1: MIPAVTTTRHHLLLTLLLVVCASWTYARSWDVAVAIGNEIEYFARNGTSMDIAGIDEAVELAGITYDDTTRTMYLSDVSKKKEGKNVSTFSNVSIFLLPEANFVSTPLLKKENRMHVDGMVFDTSSRTLFWVDPVKDIIAKMHIPRESKPGDPVVLHNLTGNSPRGIALDVCNSRIYWTNSNKSHPSIEYSNLDGSDRTVVINRTLIKSFYEPVAVAIDHAEQKLYWIDDAEGVPFNIGRSNLDGSQRELLLQQNHQQPIYLAVDNESIYWSDPVSSTVWAMPKNTKAEDNLIKFVSYDDPRKHHLSPAGIVTRDNVRRIDCATIKKEPHLSVLPVQPVPSYLITEKPDVTINSSKNCLNDGYLNKTDNTCRCKEGFTGSFCEISFSLSCHNYCLYGTCTINQRGLPECKCTGTFSGARCERDVCNDYCLHDGECSVRDGKPFCSCKYSKGTRCEELNDFAEICASSRVGLPNNMTSCKCTLSDSFHNGMLLPIFGALSGLFLVIVAILSYYVNKLRRRPRIKRHYVVGKGVTPLTSRPDNPCEITIENCCNMNICETPCFEPKLRNDVSRSNSKKKEEKNFLLDNMDDNSC, from the exons ATGATCCCCGCCGTGACGACGACGCGACACCACCTTCTCCTGACGCTGCTCCTCGTGGTCTGCGCCTCGTGGACGTACGCCCGGTCCTGGG ACGTGGCCGTGGCGATCGGTAACGAAATCGAGTATTTCGCGCGTAACGGTACATCTATGGACATCGCTGGCATCGACGAAGCCGTTGAATTGGCTGGAATAACGTACGACGACACTACTCGAACAATGTATCTGTCTGACGTAAGCAAGAAGAAAGAAGGGAAGAATGTGTCTACATTTAGCAACGTGTCTATATTCCTCCTTCCTGAGGCAAATTTTGTCTCAACCCCTCTGTTGAAGA AAGAGAACAGAATGCACGTTGATGGAATGGTTTTCGACACGTCGTCGCGCACTCTGTTCTGGGTTGACCCCGTAAAGGACATCATCGCGAAGATGCACATACCGCGGGAAAGTAAACCGGGCGATCCTGTCGTCCTGCACAATCTCACCGGGAACAGTCCACGTGGCATCGCCCTCGACGTGTGTAATAG CCGCATATACTGGACGAACAGCAACAAGTCGCATCCCAGCATCGAGTATTCTAATCTCGATGGTAGTGATCGGACAGTTGTCATCAATCGGACATTGATTAAGAGCTTCTACGAGCCCGTGGCAGTCGCGATCGACCACGCGGAGCAGAAGCTCTACTGGATTGATGACGCCGAGGGTGTCCCCTTCAACATCGGGCGCAGTAATCTGGATGGTAGCCAGCGGGAGTTATTGCTCCAACAGAATCATCAGCAGCCGATTTATCTGGCGGTGGATAACGAGTCGATATATTGGTCCGATCCGGTGTCCAGTACGGTCTGGGCTATGCCAAAGAATACTAAGGCTGAAGATAATTTGATCAAGTTTGTGTCATATGACGATCCCAGGAAGCATCATCTCTCTCCGGCTGGTATCGTGACGCGCGATAACGTCCGTCGGATCGATTGCGCGACGATAAAGAAGGAGCCACATCTATCGGTGCTTCCTGTACAACCTGTACCGTCCTATCTAATCACAGAGAAACCGGATGTGACCATCAATAGCTCCAAAAACTGCCTAAACGACGGATATCTGAACAAAACAGACAATACATGCAGATGTAAAGAAGG GTTCACTGGATCCTTTTGCGAAATTTCTTTCTCACTTTCTTGTCACAATTACTGCCTCTATGGTACATGTACTATAAATCAACGCGGACTTCCCGAATGTAAATGCACGGGCACGTTTAGTGGTGCCCGCTGTGAAAGGGACGTTTGCAATGATTACTGCCTTCATGACGGCGAATGTTCCGTCCGAGATGGAAAACCATTTTGTAGCTGTAAATATTCCAAAGGGACTCGATGTGAAGAGTTGAACGACTTTGCAGAGATCTGTGCGAGCAGTCGCGTCGGATTACCTAACAACATGACCTCGTGCAa GTGTACGCTTAGCGATAGTTTTCATAACGGTATGCTGTTACCGATATTCGGAGCCCTCAGCGGTCTGTTTCTTGTAATAGTCGCCATACTCAGTTACTATGTGAACAAATTACGGAGGCGACCGCGAATCAAAAGGCACTACGTGGTCGGTAAAGGCGTTACGCCTCTCACATCTCGGCCAGACAATCCGTGCGAAATTACCATAGAAAATTGCTGCAACATGAATATCTGCGAAACT CCGTGTTTTGAACCGAAATTACGAAATGACGTGTCAAGGAGCAATAgtaagaaaaaggaagagaagaaCTTCTTGTTGGATAATATGGATGATAATTCGTGCTAG
- the LOC105828292 gene encoding protein cueball isoform X2, which produces MAVKRINDVAVAIGNEIEYFARNGTSMDIAGIDEAVELAGITYDDTTRTMYLSDVSKKKEGKNVSTFSNVSIFLLPEANFVSTPLLKKENRMHVDGMVFDTSSRTLFWVDPVKDIIAKMHIPRESKPGDPVVLHNLTGNSPRGIALDVCNSRIYWTNSNKSHPSIEYSNLDGSDRTVVINRTLIKSFYEPVAVAIDHAEQKLYWIDDAEGVPFNIGRSNLDGSQRELLLQQNHQQPIYLAVDNESIYWSDPVSSTVWAMPKNTKAEDNLIKFVSYDDPRKHHLSPAGIVTRDNVRRIDCATIKKEPHLSVLPVQPVPSYLITEKPDVTINSSKNCLNDGYLNKTDNTCRCKEGFTGSFCEISFSLSCHNYCLYGTCTINQRGLPECKCTGTFSGARCERDVCNDYCLHDGECSVRDGKPFCSCKYSKGTRCEELNDFAEICASSRVGLPNNMTSCKCTLSDSFHNGMLLPIFGALSGLFLVIVAILSYYVNKLRRRPRIKRHYVVGKGVTPLTSRPDNPCEITIENCCNMNICETPCFEPKLRNDVSRSNSKKKEEKNFLLDNMDDNSC; this is translated from the exons ACGTGGCCGTGGCGATCGGTAACGAAATCGAGTATTTCGCGCGTAACGGTACATCTATGGACATCGCTGGCATCGACGAAGCCGTTGAATTGGCTGGAATAACGTACGACGACACTACTCGAACAATGTATCTGTCTGACGTAAGCAAGAAGAAAGAAGGGAAGAATGTGTCTACATTTAGCAACGTGTCTATATTCCTCCTTCCTGAGGCAAATTTTGTCTCAACCCCTCTGTTGAAGA AAGAGAACAGAATGCACGTTGATGGAATGGTTTTCGACACGTCGTCGCGCACTCTGTTCTGGGTTGACCCCGTAAAGGACATCATCGCGAAGATGCACATACCGCGGGAAAGTAAACCGGGCGATCCTGTCGTCCTGCACAATCTCACCGGGAACAGTCCACGTGGCATCGCCCTCGACGTGTGTAATAG CCGCATATACTGGACGAACAGCAACAAGTCGCATCCCAGCATCGAGTATTCTAATCTCGATGGTAGTGATCGGACAGTTGTCATCAATCGGACATTGATTAAGAGCTTCTACGAGCCCGTGGCAGTCGCGATCGACCACGCGGAGCAGAAGCTCTACTGGATTGATGACGCCGAGGGTGTCCCCTTCAACATCGGGCGCAGTAATCTGGATGGTAGCCAGCGGGAGTTATTGCTCCAACAGAATCATCAGCAGCCGATTTATCTGGCGGTGGATAACGAGTCGATATATTGGTCCGATCCGGTGTCCAGTACGGTCTGGGCTATGCCAAAGAATACTAAGGCTGAAGATAATTTGATCAAGTTTGTGTCATATGACGATCCCAGGAAGCATCATCTCTCTCCGGCTGGTATCGTGACGCGCGATAACGTCCGTCGGATCGATTGCGCGACGATAAAGAAGGAGCCACATCTATCGGTGCTTCCTGTACAACCTGTACCGTCCTATCTAATCACAGAGAAACCGGATGTGACCATCAATAGCTCCAAAAACTGCCTAAACGACGGATATCTGAACAAAACAGACAATACATGCAGATGTAAAGAAGG GTTCACTGGATCCTTTTGCGAAATTTCTTTCTCACTTTCTTGTCACAATTACTGCCTCTATGGTACATGTACTATAAATCAACGCGGACTTCCCGAATGTAAATGCACGGGCACGTTTAGTGGTGCCCGCTGTGAAAGGGACGTTTGCAATGATTACTGCCTTCATGACGGCGAATGTTCCGTCCGAGATGGAAAACCATTTTGTAGCTGTAAATATTCCAAAGGGACTCGATGTGAAGAGTTGAACGACTTTGCAGAGATCTGTGCGAGCAGTCGCGTCGGATTACCTAACAACATGACCTCGTGCAa GTGTACGCTTAGCGATAGTTTTCATAACGGTATGCTGTTACCGATATTCGGAGCCCTCAGCGGTCTGTTTCTTGTAATAGTCGCCATACTCAGTTACTATGTGAACAAATTACGGAGGCGACCGCGAATCAAAAGGCACTACGTGGTCGGTAAAGGCGTTACGCCTCTCACATCTCGGCCAGACAATCCGTGCGAAATTACCATAGAAAATTGCTGCAACATGAATATCTGCGAAACT CCGTGTTTTGAACCGAAATTACGAAATGACGTGTCAAGGAGCAATAgtaagaaaaaggaagagaagaaCTTCTTGTTGGATAATATGGATGATAATTCGTGCTAG
- the LOC105828294 gene encoding uncharacterized protein LOC105828294 has protein sequence MASTSLKVTRKTYSFEERKILISLINKHEIVQDRKSDPISICKRKSAWSRIAEEYNLIVGSRGARSVVQLRRCWENMKACKRNREEKKFSDSMKAICQSTKDEKWVRSQCWEGINCGQNVPQVSTSNRTTGLPPNVVFEPKDSEPFTLQSVCTAESQNCPKKEVNSREDTNSDGAFEQMIAGRENNCHANAPPRDAMNDYYEKKRLFVKRNTDSLTIDHSTDNGLEKVAHQENHTNPRSSGDTLCTLISPRIVQEHNRKRKSAQREEELHVLALSEAQMKVDIAAMLKEEARIKLEEAHYRKEEARLRMLLFTYKLDRIKNE, from the exons ATGGCATCCACGTCTCTGAAGGTTACTCGCAAAACGTACAGCTTTGAGGAGCGAAAAATCCtgatatcattaataaacaaGCACGAGATTGTCCAGGACAGGAAGTCGGATCCGATCTCCATATGCAAACGAAAATCGGCGTGGTCGCGAATCGCCGAGGAGTACAATCTGATAGTAGGATCTCGGGGCGCGCGTTCCGTTGTGCAGCTCAGACGTTGCTGGGAGAATATGAAGGCCTGCAAGCGTAATCGCGAGGAAAAGAAATTCAG TGACAGTATGAAAGCGATTTGTCAATCGACGAAGGACGAAAAGTGGGTGAGGAGTCAGTGCTGGGAAGGTATAAATTGTGGTCAGAACGTGCCGCAAGTGTCGACGTCTAACAGAACTACTGGTTTACCACCGAATGTAGTATTCGAGCCAAAGGATTCGGAACCATTCACATTGCAAAGTGTTTGCACCGCCGAATCTCAAAACTGCCCGAAGAAGGAAGTAAATAGCCGCGAAGatacaaatt CTGACGGTGCATTCGAGCAAATGATCGCCGGTAGGGAGAATAATTGCCACGCTAATGCACCACCTCGCGATGCGATGAATGACTATTATGAAAAGAAACGATTATTTGTGAAAAGGAATACCGATTCCCTTACGATTGATCATTCAACGGACAACGGTCTTGAAAAAGTCGCGCACCAAGAGAATCACACGAATCCAAGATCGAGCGGCGATACTTTGTGTACTTTGATCTCGCCTCGCATTGTGCAGGAGCATAATCGCAAGAGGAAGTCTGCGCAACGGGAGGAAGAGCTGCACGTTCTCGCGCTTTCGGAGGCACAGATGAAGGTCGACATCGCTGCCATGTTGAAAGAGGAGGCGAGGATCAAGCTGGAGGAGGCTCACTATCGCAAGGAGGAGGCCAGGCTCCGAATGCTCCTCTTCACTTACAAACTCGACAGGATTAAAAATGAGTGA